The sequence CAAAAAAATAGGAAAAATAGATATTGATACATCATTAAAATATGGAAATCAAGAAGAAAAAAAAAATAATTCACATCAACATAATAAAGACAAGAAAATAGAATACGGATTTAAAAATAATAATAACAACAAACCTGAACATATTGATACTATATATCAAAAATTAGATGGAGTTATGTTAACAGGAGATAGAATAGATCTATCTCAATTTGAGAAGAAAAAAACAAAATCAGAAATTAAAAAGAAACGAAAGAGAATTCAAAAAGAAATTTTCATTGAAGAAATGAAAAATATTCCTACAAGAAAAAAACAAAATAAAGAAAAAGAAAAAAAATCTTCCTTTCCGCAGAAGAATAAATACTCGAATGAAAAAAAAATAGATAAGCCTAAAAATAAAAAAAATCTACAAAAATCGGTAATTACTGATGAACAAATCAAAAAACAAATTAAAGAAACTTTGGAAAAGTTATCTTCCAAAGGAAGAAAATCAAGAGCATCAAAAATTAGAAAAGAAAAACGTCAATCCAAAAAAGAAAAAAAACTTCTGAAAAATGAAATAGAAAATAAAAAAGAGGAAAAAATTCTGAAACTAGCTGAATTTACTACAGTGAATGAATTGGCTTCTATGATGAAAGTTAATGCTAATGATGTGATTGTATCTTGTATGTCTTTAGGAATTATGGTGACAATGAATCAAAGATTAGATGCAGAGATATTAACTTTAGTTGCAGATGAGTTTGGTTTTAATGTAAAATTTGTTGGACTAGATTTAGAAGAAGCCATTCAAGATGATAAAGATTTAGAAAAAGATTTAGAACCTAGACCTCCTATTATCACTGTAATGGGACATGTAGACCATGGAAAAACGTCTTTATTAGATTATGTTAGAAATACTAATGTCATTGCAGGTGAAGCCGGCGGTATTACTCAACATATAGCCGCTTATAGTGTAGAATGTTCCAATCATCAAAGTATTACTTTTTTAGATACTCCAGGTCATGAAGCTTTTACTGCTATGCGTGCAAGAGGAGCACAAATAACAGATATTGCAATTATAGTTATAGCGGCTGATGATCAGGTTATGCCACAAACTAAAGAAGCAATCAGTCATGCTCAAGCGGCTAATGTTCCTATTATTTTTGTTTTCAATAAAATGGATAAACCTAATGCAAATTCTGATAAAATTAGGGAACAACTAGCTAATTTAAACTTTTTAGTAAAAGAATGGGGAGGAAAATATCCTACTCAAGAAATATCAGCAAAATTAGGAACTGGAATAGATCAATTATTAGAAAAAGTTCTTTTAGTTTCTAAATCTTTAAATTTAAAAGCCAATCCAAATAAACTTTCTATAGGAACAGTTATAGAAGCTTCCTTGGATAAAGGAAGAGGATATATTACAACTTTGCTTTTACAAGGAGGAACATTAAGGGTTGGAGATTATGTTTTAGCAGGAAGTCATCATGGAAAAGTAAAAAGTATTTTAGATGAACGAGGGAAATCTATTTCCTCATCAGGGCCATCTAAACCTATTACGATATTAGGATTAAATGGAGCTCCTACTGCTGGAGACAAGTTTAAAGTGTTTCAAGATGAAAAAGAAGCGAAACAGCTAGCTTCTAGAAGA comes from Blattabacterium cuenoti BPAA and encodes:
- the infB gene encoding translation initiation factor IF-2 is translated as MTDKIRLKTVLTKFNISLQRVISFLHKKGIKIEDNPNAKIEEKVYKSLLREFQTSKEIRDASEKVFLQKRMEKEKIKEELLKSKHIQNDQIIRAKSEKLIEFKKIGKIDIDTSLKYGNQEEKKNNSHQHNKDKKIEYGFKNNNNNKPEHIDTIYQKLDGVMLTGDRIDLSQFEKKKTKSEIKKKRKRIQKEIFIEEMKNIPTRKKQNKEKEKKSSFPQKNKYSNEKKIDKPKNKKNLQKSVITDEQIKKQIKETLEKLSSKGRKSRASKIRKEKRQSKKEKKLLKNEIENKKEEKILKLAEFTTVNELASMMKVNANDVIVSCMSLGIMVTMNQRLDAEILTLVADEFGFNVKFVGLDLEEAIQDDKDLEKDLEPRPPIITVMGHVDHGKTSLLDYVRNTNVIAGEAGGITQHIAAYSVECSNHQSITFLDTPGHEAFTAMRARGAQITDIAIIVIAADDQVMPQTKEAISHAQAANVPIIFVFNKMDKPNANSDKIREQLANLNFLVKEWGGKYPTQEISAKLGTGIDQLLEKVLLVSKSLNLKANPNKLSIGTVIEASLDKGRGYITTLLLQGGTLRVGDYVLAGSHHGKVKSILDERGKSISSSGPSKPITILGLNGAPTAGDKFKVFQDEKEAKQLASRREQLQREQNIRSQKHLTLDEIGRRIALGDFKELKIIIKGDVDGSVEAIADALQKLSTNTIMVNIIYKGVGQITESDVLLASASDGIIIGFNVRPNIGAKNIAKKENIEIRTYSIIYDVTNDIQEAMDGMLSPEIREKILGNAEIREIFKIPKTGTIAGCMVIEGKLFRQAKVRLIREGIVIHNGEFTSLKRFKEDVKEVSKGYECGLGIKNYHNLRSGDMIEVYEELYESKKN